The window TCGTTGCCACGTTGATTGACATTTCAGTCGGCGTCGAAGCACGCGTGCCAATGCCCGACGATAGTGTCCGACGAGGAATATTACAGCAGAGAGCGTTTCGTTAATCGGTGGTTATTGCGACGGGAGTCGTCGGTGGAACACCCTGCTCAGGGCGAACAACACCGCTGCCAGAAGACCCGCCGGAATAGCGACCATCGGCACGGTCACGGGAATGACGGCACCACCGAATGGGTTTTCACCGCCAGCAGCGAGGAACGCCGCGATTGCGTCCTCACCGGCGAGACCGAGGAGGAAGAACCCGTCGACGGCGACGACGGCCAAGACACCGGTGATGAGGCTAATCAACGACGCGACTTCTTCGACGTTCAGCAAGTGACTGGCTTCTCGCTCGCTCAACGACTGTTCTCGCTGGAGTCGGCGGAAACCGACGTACACGAGGCTGAGTGCGGCAATCGTCACGATGGTACCCGCGTACGCCCCGAGGACCAATATCTTCGGGGACGAACCGAGTGGGTCGCCACCGGGAAAGAGCGCACGCGTCGAGGGAGGTAACGTCATCGCCAGCGGGAAGACGAGTGTGAGCCCAGCGAGAATCAGGCTCTGCCACGCGAGCTTTTGTGATATCGACTGCTTAAACAGACTTCGCCGCCGGACGCGAAGTTGTTCGTAGGGGGACCCGTCTATCAACGCCGACGCGATGGGGTCTTCGAAACTGTCGTCTTGGACCATACTGTACAATCGACGGGTCAGGTACCGCAGTATAAAATATAGTCGGTCGAAAAATCCTCAGTTTACTGTGATTGTTCGATAATAGTGGCATTTCGACGGGTGTGGTGAGACAATTAATATACACTTCAACCACCCGTTCACCTCCTGGTCGAGTCGAGGGGGTTCGCTAACGGTTCTTCCGGTAGTTTGCCTCGATTTCGTCGAGGATGGACACCGCTGTTTCACCGACGACCCACGGGCGACTGGGACGACATCTGAGCCGAGACAGACACACGTTTTTGGTCGCTGACAGTGACCAGTCGAGTATGAAGACGCGTCCACTGGGCGAGACCGGTCACGACAGTAGCATCATGACGTTCGGCACTATCGCGCTCAACTGGCTCGAACAGGAGGGTGCAGACCAGATGGTCGAACTCGTGCTCGACAGAGGGGTCAACCACTTCGACGTGGCCCCGATGTACGGGGACGCCGAACTGAAGTTAGGGCCGAAACTCCGGCAACACCGAGACGACATCTTCCTCGGGTGCAAGACGCAGGAGCGAACCTACGAAGGCGCGAAGCAAAAGCTCGAACAGTCGCTCAACCGCCTCGGCGTCGACCACATCGACCTCTATCAGGTCCACGGCCTCGAATACGAGGAAGAACTGGACACCATCACGGGCGAGGGTGGCGCGCTCGAAGCCTTCAGAGAGGCCAAAGAGGAGGGACTCATCAGCCACATCGGCCTGACGAGTCACAGCGAACCACGACTCATCCTCGACGCTATCGACCGTATCGACGACCTTGAGACGCTCATGTTCCCGATGAACCCCGTCGTCGCAGGCAAAGACGACCCGGACCACGACTATGCGGCGGTCCTCGAACGAGCAGACGAGGAGGGCATCGGAACGCTCGGAATCAAGGCCTTCGCGAAGGGACCGTGGCCGTCGACAGACGAACTGCCGGAAGGGGACCGCCCGTACGCGAACTGGTACGAACCGGTCGATACTCCCGCCGAAATCGCGGAGCGGTTCGACTTCGCTGCGTCGCAGGGCCTGACGAGCGTCGTCAGCATGGGCGACCCGAAGCTGATGGCGATGGTCCTCGACGCGGCACAGCGATACGACGGGATGGACGAGGCCGCACAGCGGTCGCTCATCGAAAAACTCCGCCACGACGAGAGTCCGGTGCCGGAGCAACTCCACCACTGACGCCGACATCCAACCAGACACCGAATGGACGTTCCAACGACAGTCAGGGCCGCCCTCGAAGACCGACCGGTCTCCGGTGCCATCTGTCTGGAAGCGGGTGCTGGCGTCGGCAACACGACGGCCGGACTGCTCGCCGCAGGTGCGAGTCGCGTCTACGCGGTTACGACCAATCCCGACCACGCCTCACTCGTCCGGGAGCGAGTCGCACCCGACGACACAGACCGGACCGCTGTCCTCGAAGCAGACGTTCGCACGCTCCCACTGGCAGACAGTTCGGTCGAAATTATCACCGCCCACGGGTTGTTCAACCTGCTCGCACCGGAGACGCTCGACGCAGTCGTGAGTGAGTTGACTCGGGTCGCCGCACCGGGGTGTCACCTCGTCGTCGACGACTACGACCCACTCCCCGAGACTGCTGCTGTCTGTGACCTCTTCGCCCTCGAAAACGCCGTGTCTGAACTGGCGAACGGGACCCCCGCGCTCACGTTCTACCCGGCGGGCGTCCTCCGTCGGTCGTTCGTCGCCGCGGGGTGGGAGTTCGACCGAGAGCGAACCCTCCTTGACCCGGTTCCGTGGACGAAAAAACACCTCCGAGCACACGCGAACGCGACCAAATCACTTGCGTCGAAGCTCTCGCCGGAACTGGCGGACCCACTCACTGAGGAGGTAGAACACCTCAGGAGGGCTATCGGTGACGAATCGGTCGGGCAGATGTTCAGCCTCGCGTTCCGACGCAGATAGTGACCGTCTCTTTACATAATTTCGCTTCAGGGAGCGTTTTAGTACGGATAGTGCGTCGAACGACGTAGGGAGGGATGTCGGAACGCCGTCACCCGCGACGACTTCGGCCCTCCACTCCACACCCAACACGCCTTCGACACCCTCTCCACGTATGAATGCAGACGCCTACCTCGTCCGACTCGGACTCGACCCCGACGCGTTCGTGGAACCCACTCTCTCGGCCCTCGAACAGTTGCAGCGAGCTCACGTGCAGACGGTTCCGTTCGAGACACTCGCCGTCACCGGCGACCCCTTCGACGAATCCGACGACGGCGACGGCGTTCGCCTCGAACTCCCCCACCTCTTCGAGAAAATCGTCGAACGCGAGCGCGGCGGGTTCTGCTTCGAACTCAACGGTCTGTTCAACTGGTTGCTCTGTGAACTCGGATTCGACGCCGACCGAATCGCTGCCCGCGTCGTCGGCGACGACGGTGCAGGACGCCCACCGGCCAATCACCACGCGAACGTCGTCGAACTCGACCGGAGATACGTCGTCGACGTTGGGATGGGCGTCCCGACGATGCGGCGTCCACTCCCGCTCGATGGGACGGTCCGTACCGACGACGTGGGCGTCTCGTGGCGCGTCGTCGAGTGTGACCGACCGGACGAGACGTACACCACACAGTATCGAGTCGGGTCGGGCGCGGACTGGCAGGACAGATACTACTTCTCGGACACACCGCGGGAACTGACGTACTTCGAGGCGACGTGCGACTACCTCCAGTCGGCACCCGAATCGCCGTTCACCGGCGACCCCGTCGTCTCCCGTGCGAGCGACGATGGCTACGTCAAACTCAGGCCAGACAGTCTCATCCGGCACGTCGGGTCCGAGGAGACGGAGGACCCTGTCGAAGAGGGTGCGTGGCACGACGTCCTCGAACGCGAGTTCGGACTCCGATATCGAGTCGCCTAACCGGACCTCTCGCCCTCGTAGGCGTCGAACCACCCTTCGACGACGCCCTTGAGCGCGCCGGTCGTCGTTCCGAGATTGAGCATCTGGTAGTCGGTACTCGCTTTCTCGTTCACGTCGTCCATCCCGAATCCGAGGCCACCGACGGGCACGCCGGCGTCGACGGCGGTTGTCCGAATCGTCTCGACGGCCTCCTGCACCTTCGGATGGTCTATCTCGCCGGGGACGCCCAGCGAGACGGAGAGGTCGAACGGCCCGATGAACACGAATCCGA is drawn from Haloferax litoreum and contains these coding sequences:
- a CDS encoding aldo/keto reductase, with amino-acid sequence MKTRPLGETGHDSSIMTFGTIALNWLEQEGADQMVELVLDRGVNHFDVAPMYGDAELKLGPKLRQHRDDIFLGCKTQERTYEGAKQKLEQSLNRLGVDHIDLYQVHGLEYEEELDTITGEGGALEAFREAKEEGLISHIGLTSHSEPRLILDAIDRIDDLETLMFPMNPVVAGKDDPDHDYAAVLERADEEGIGTLGIKAFAKGPWPSTDELPEGDRPYANWYEPVDTPAEIAERFDFAASQGLTSVVSMGDPKLMAMVLDAAQRYDGMDEAAQRSLIEKLRHDESPVPEQLHH
- a CDS encoding class I SAM-dependent methyltransferase, with the translated sequence MDVPTTVRAALEDRPVSGAICLEAGAGVGNTTAGLLAAGASRVYAVTTNPDHASLVRERVAPDDTDRTAVLEADVRTLPLADSSVEIITAHGLFNLLAPETLDAVVSELTRVAAPGCHLVVDDYDPLPETAAVCDLFALENAVSELANGTPALTFYPAGVLRRSFVAAGWEFDRERTLLDPVPWTKKHLRAHANATKSLASKLSPELADPLTEEVEHLRRAIGDESVGQMFSLAFRRR
- a CDS encoding arylamine N-acetyltransferase family protein, which gives rise to MNADAYLVRLGLDPDAFVEPTLSALEQLQRAHVQTVPFETLAVTGDPFDESDDGDGVRLELPHLFEKIVERERGGFCFELNGLFNWLLCELGFDADRIAARVVGDDGAGRPPANHHANVVELDRRYVVDVGMGVPTMRRPLPLDGTVRTDDVGVSWRVVECDRPDETYTTQYRVGSGADWQDRYYFSDTPRELTYFEATCDYLQSAPESPFTGDPVVSRASDDGYVKLRPDSLIRHVGSEETEDPVEEGAWHDVLEREFGLRYRVA